In Mucilaginibacter celer, one DNA window encodes the following:
- a CDS encoding serine hydrolase — protein MKTFSRILLSAAFITTPLILRAQTDAVEQIKQVENNLFGRVQIAGEKTWSLADRMAFYKIPGLSIAVIQNHKIVWAKGYGFANDSAKTPVTTQTLFQAASISKSLNAVGVLKLAQDKKLDLDADINTYLTSWKFPYDSVSKGKRITTVNLLSHSSGLNVHGFGGYEPGVPLPTIVQVLNGEKPANTPRIHSVTAPGLNYQYSGGGITVSQLMVMDITHLPYADYMKKEVLNPLGMNSSTYAQPAIDVNKALLATAYNEDGKPIRGNYHIYPEQAAAGLWTNPTDLAKYIIAIQQAYEGKSSNVLNQAMVKQMFTVHAGNDVGLGVFISKPDNVFYFSHDGANAGFRARYVGSFEGGNGVVVMVNSNNDGVINELINSVAKVYDFKGLYHPNIKTLVTVPADILKTYTGKFLIGPPRTLSITEDGGRLFAQAIGDIKRELYPQAVNHFFFRDLPYKLEFNKDADGKQHLIFYGDGNKMELKRAE, from the coding sequence ATGAAAACCTTTAGCAGAATTTTATTATCGGCGGCGTTTATAACCACTCCTCTAATTCTCCGAGCCCAAACAGACGCAGTTGAACAAATCAAACAAGTTGAAAACAACCTCTTCGGCCGGGTACAAATAGCTGGTGAAAAAACCTGGAGCCTTGCCGACAGGATGGCTTTCTACAAAATTCCGGGCCTAAGCATCGCGGTGATCCAAAACCATAAAATTGTTTGGGCCAAGGGGTACGGTTTTGCCAATGATAGCGCTAAAACGCCGGTAACGACTCAAACACTTTTCCAGGCGGCATCTATCAGTAAATCATTAAACGCGGTTGGGGTGCTTAAGCTGGCGCAGGATAAAAAGCTTGACCTGGATGCCGATATCAACACCTACTTAACCTCGTGGAAGTTCCCTTACGATAGCGTTTCCAAAGGCAAAAGAATCACCACAGTCAATTTGTTAAGCCATAGCTCGGGCCTTAATGTACATGGTTTCGGCGGTTATGAACCGGGCGTTCCCTTGCCAACTATTGTGCAGGTGCTTAATGGCGAAAAGCCCGCCAACACGCCGCGCATTCATTCGGTTACCGCGCCTGGCTTAAACTATCAGTATTCGGGCGGTGGCATTACCGTTTCGCAATTGATGGTGATGGATATTACCCATCTGCCCTACGCTGATTATATGAAAAAGGAAGTGTTGAACCCCCTGGGTATGAACAGCAGTACCTATGCGCAACCGGCTATCGATGTTAATAAAGCGCTGTTAGCTACAGCTTATAATGAAGATGGTAAACCTATCAGGGGCAATTACCATATCTACCCGGAACAAGCCGCCGCCGGTTTATGGACTAATCCGACAGATTTGGCCAAATACATCATCGCCATACAGCAGGCTTATGAAGGTAAATCAAGCAATGTATTAAACCAGGCAATGGTAAAGCAAATGTTTACCGTGCATGCCGGTAATGATGTTGGCCTCGGTGTGTTTATAAGCAAGCCCGATAATGTTTTTTATTTCAGCCATGATGGTGCCAATGCCGGTTTTCGTGCCCGCTACGTTGGTAGTTTTGAGGGCGGTAACGGCGTAGTGGTAATGGTAAACAGCAACAATGATGGCGTTATCAACGAATTGATTAACAGCGTAGCCAAAGTTTATGACTTTAAAGGCCTGTATCATCCCAACATAAAAACACTTGTAACCGTACCTGCCGACATATTGAAAACCTATACAGGCAAATTTTTGATTGGTCCGCCGCGTACTTTAAGTATTACCGAAGATGGCGGACGCCTGTTTGCCCAAGCCATCGGGGATATTAAACGGGAGCTTTACCCGCAAGCGGTCAATCATTTCTTTTTCCGCGATTTGCCCTACAAACTCGAGTTTAATAAAGATGCCGATGGCAAGCAGCATTTGATATTTTATGGCGATGGGAATAAGATGGAGTTAAAGCGCGCGGAGTAA
- a CDS encoding response regulator — MSTSTKKIIIFDDDEDILSICSYILEEQGWEVHTYSDCNNIVEKVSAILPDVIMMDNWIPDSGGIIATQTLKKTDALKDIPVIYFSANSDIQILASHAGAQTYLAKPFDLDDLERVINRVIAA, encoded by the coding sequence ATGAGTACTTCGACAAAAAAGATTATCATATTTGATGATGATGAAGACATCCTTTCTATTTGCAGTTATATTTTAGAAGAACAGGGATGGGAAGTACACACCTACAGCGATTGCAATAACATTGTTGAAAAAGTATCTGCAATTTTACCCGATGTAATTATGATGGATAACTGGATCCCCGATTCGGGCGGCATCATTGCAACGCAAACGCTCAAAAAAACCGATGCATTAAAAGATATTCCCGTTATCTATTTTTCGGCCAACAGCGATATCCAGATCCTGGCCAGCCACGCCGGTGCCCAAACCTATTTAGCCAAACCTTTTGATCTGGATGATCTGGAGCGGGTAATTAACAGGGTTATTGCGGCGTAG
- a CDS encoding outer membrane beta-barrel protein, with translation MKALLLILSFTLFLTFTGRAQAGREVKGTVVDSTKLSLPGSSVKLVSNAGDSTIAIADLNGKFSFPVVKGNKLTLTITSIGFTAIKKHYSLDAGTQPVDLGAIVLKAETNMLNQVTIVGVNPVVLKEDTTEYKVSAYPVRENAPVEDVLKKLPGVDVDKDGNVTAQGKSVTKVRVNGKDFFGGDVKTATKNLPADVVESIQVIDDYGDQANLTGVKTGEPDKILNITIRKDKNHGYFGQATAADGSDFLPKAPGISNDNRYLGDLKFFNFNNEQQIAVLGTINNTNVNTFTYGSPTSGGGGGGGFGGGGGGRGNALRGNSGSTTSAPGITNAHNIGANYRDQWGKTVSVYGSYSFTDNTTHTISSSIQTNNFQTPSVSNQKSDQTDNPINHRFTFNIEWKPDTINYFKITPNFSYSSTNTTANETVSSTVGGLQDQAYTSLSHSDGTSPNYGINVLYNHRFNAHGRNFSINVSANSSKTTQFDNPTYQYADGAPHTAPENQQIFTNSRVTSVGTNMSYLEPVSKRGYLELNYAFNRSSTKSDKETDTLSAANTFNNYDLLSNNYKYNFTTNKVGLNYRFVEKKYNFTLGVGVQPAILNGLNLKNDSATHVTTFNVVPTARFTYNFSRGKGLNFNYNGGSNQPSFSQLQPVIDFSNALYPVQGNPNLKPEFANNFTLRYNNFSFQTGDIFFTNLNFTATQNKIVQNTITYPRKFSAAALAADPSLKNLQSTNLTTYLNADGYYSGNANITYAKPWAERKFTLQFNGALSYTNNIAFSNSIDSNNVAASAIALKNISKNLNFTPGLKFRVNIVDIIDAEASGSYGINKTTNTVHTELIDGSSNFRTLNLGLAGKNYFWKDWTLSYDFTRTVNYGYASSLDIKNPNILNAYVERRFLKDHRATIRLAAYDMFNQNTGYTSIVNGNITTQSSVNRLGRYYLLSFTLRLQKFAGKAPAQDPGQRRFNRDGGGPGGPGGGPGGGPGGPGGPGSF, from the coding sequence ATGAAAGCCCTTCTCCTTATTTTGAGTTTTACCCTTTTCCTCACTTTTACCGGCCGTGCACAGGCGGGCAGGGAAGTGAAGGGAACCGTTGTCGATTCAACCAAACTGTCGTTGCCCGGCAGCAGCGTTAAGCTGGTATCAAACGCAGGCGACAGTACCATAGCCATAGCCGATTTAAACGGCAAATTCTCTTTCCCGGTGGTTAAAGGCAATAAATTAACCCTTACCATTACCTCGATAGGTTTTACTGCCATCAAAAAACATTACTCGCTTGATGCCGGTACACAACCGGTTGATCTGGGCGCGATTGTTTTAAAGGCCGAAACCAATATGCTTAACCAGGTTACCATTGTTGGCGTTAACCCGGTGGTTTTAAAAGAAGATACCACTGAATACAAGGTAAGCGCCTACCCGGTGCGTGAAAATGCCCCCGTTGAAGATGTACTTAAAAAGCTGCCCGGCGTTGACGTGGATAAAGATGGCAACGTAACAGCCCAGGGAAAATCGGTTACCAAGGTGCGTGTAAACGGTAAGGATTTTTTTGGCGGCGATGTTAAAACAGCAACCAAAAACCTGCCTGCAGATGTGGTGGAAAGCATCCAGGTAATTGATGATTACGGCGACCAGGCCAACCTTACCGGCGTAAAAACCGGCGAGCCGGATAAGATCCTGAACATCACCATCCGCAAGGATAAAAACCATGGCTACTTTGGCCAGGCAACCGCAGCTGATGGCAGCGACTTTTTACCAAAAGCACCGGGCATATCAAATGATAACCGTTACCTGGGCGATTTGAAGTTTTTTAACTTTAATAATGAACAGCAGATTGCTGTTTTAGGAACTATCAATAACACCAACGTAAATACATTCACTTACGGCTCGCCAACAAGCGGCGGCGGTGGCGGCGGCGGTTTTGGAGGCGGTGGCGGCGGGCGTGGTAACGCGCTTCGTGGTAACTCCGGTTCAACAACAAGCGCTCCCGGCATTACCAACGCTCATAACATCGGTGCCAACTATCGCGACCAATGGGGCAAAACCGTATCTGTTTACGGGAGCTACAGCTTTACCGATAATACTACACACACCATAAGTTCATCAATCCAAACCAACAATTTCCAAACCCCAAGTGTAAGTAATCAAAAAAGCGATCAAACGGACAACCCAATCAACCATCGTTTCACTTTCAACATTGAGTGGAAGCCGGATACCATCAACTATTTTAAAATAACACCAAACTTTAGCTATTCAAGCACCAACACCACCGCTAACGAAACGGTATCATCAACCGTTGGTGGTTTACAGGACCAGGCTTATACATCGTTATCGCACAGTGATGGTACTTCGCCCAACTACGGTATCAACGTGTTGTACAACCATCGTTTTAACGCTCATGGCCGTAACTTCAGCATTAATGTGAGTGCCAACTCGTCAAAAACCACGCAGTTTGATAATCCTACTTATCAATATGCCGACGGAGCCCCGCATACCGCACCAGAAAATCAGCAAATATTTACCAATAGCCGCGTTACCAGCGTGGGTACCAATATGTCGTACCTGGAGCCGGTAAGCAAACGCGGCTACCTGGAATTAAATTATGCTTTCAATCGCTCATCAACTAAAAGCGATAAAGAAACAGATACGCTTAGCGCAGCAAATACTTTCAACAATTACGATTTGCTAAGCAACAACTATAAATACAATTTCACCACAAACAAAGTAGGATTGAACTACCGCTTTGTTGAGAAGAAATACAACTTCACCCTGGGGGTTGGTGTACAGCCGGCCATATTAAATGGCCTTAACCTTAAAAATGATTCGGCTACCCATGTAACTACGTTTAATGTGGTTCCAACGGCGCGTTTCACTTACAACTTTTCGAGGGGCAAAGGCTTAAACTTCAATTACAACGGGGGAAGCAATCAGCCGTCATTTAGCCAGTTACAACCGGTTATCGATTTCTCCAACGCGCTTTATCCTGTACAAGGTAATCCTAACCTGAAGCCAGAGTTTGCCAACAACTTTACTTTAAGGTATAATAACTTCAGTTTCCAAACCGGCGATATATTTTTCACCAACTTAAACTTCACGGCTACACAAAACAAAATAGTTCAAAACACCATCACATACCCGCGTAAGTTTAGCGCGGCAGCTTTAGCGGCAGATCCGTCATTAAAAAACCTGCAAAGCACCAACCTCACAACTTACCTTAATGCCGATGGTTATTACTCGGGCAATGCCAACATTACTTACGCCAAACCATGGGCCGAGCGTAAATTCACCCTGCAATTTAATGGCGCCCTTAGCTATACCAACAACATTGCCTTTTCAAACAGTATTGATAGTAACAATGTAGCAGCATCGGCCATTGCGCTTAAAAACATATCAAAAAACCTCAACTTTACCCCGGGCTTAAAATTCAGGGTAAATATTGTTGATATTATTGATGCCGAAGCGAGCGGCAGTTATGGTATTAACAAAACAACCAACACCGTACACACCGAACTGATAGACGGTAGTTCAAACTTTCGCACTTTAAACCTTGGCCTGGCCGGTAAAAACTATTTCTGGAAAGATTGGACACTAAGCTATGATTTTACCCGCACGGTGAATTACGGTTACGCCAGCAGTTTGGATATCAAAAACCCCAATATTTTGAACGCCTACGTTGAGCGCCGCTTTTTAAAAGATCATCGCGCTACCATCCGTTTGGCAGCCTATGATATGTTTAACCAAAACACTGGCTACACATCAATAGTTAATGGTAACATCACCACACAATCAAGCGTGAACAGATTAGGACGCTACTACTTACTGAGCTTCACCCTGCGTTTACAAAAATTTGCGGGCAAGGCCCCGGCGCAAGATCCGGGCCAACGCAGGTTTAACCGCGATGGCGGCGGCCCTGGCGGCCCCGGTGGGGGACCAGGCGGCGGTCCGGGAGGGCCAGGCGGACCCGGATCGTTTTAA
- a CDS encoding cellulase family glycosylhydrolase, producing MLTTLIKNIKLSTAAKAILAAAPALLFSLKGNAQTGFLKADGKKIVDEKGQNVLLRGMGLGGWMLQEGYMLHINKDSRQYRIRERLEELMGPAETKEFYDTWLTNNTRKIDVDSMKRWGFNSIRLPMHYNLYTLPVDKEPVAGQNTWIEKGFKMTDDLLAWCKANHMYLILDLHATPGGQGNDLNISDRDPDKPSLWDSEANKAKTIALWRRLAERYKNEPYIGAYDIINEPNWGFDDPQNDKNGLKEKTNAPLRKLMVDITAAIREVDKKHIIIIEGNGWGNNYNGILPPWDKNMVLSFHKYWNFNDQKSIDHIIKTRDQYNIPVWLGETGENSNTWISQAIGLLERNNIGWSLWPLKKLGNNNPMEIVSNLNYDDVAKYMNSGRRKPKESNVYSGTLELATYAKLENTIIHHDVIDAIFRQPHSADTKPFKANKIGNGTVINAVDYDLGRNGSAYFDTDTADYHTSGKPGVGNRGHVYRNDGVDITKDSTQYNSYYVDHIETGEWTQYTIQVKTPGVYSISLKIASATDDAKLSVLVNNTTQAKEVAVPNTGGFKKWQVIAVKNIVLKAGANKIKVQADNGGYNLHYLQFWKGK from the coding sequence ATGTTAACAACATTGATAAAAAATATAAAACTAAGTACTGCTGCAAAGGCTATACTGGCCGCAGCCCCTGCTTTATTATTTAGTTTGAAGGGAAACGCTCAAACCGGCTTTTTAAAAGCCGATGGTAAAAAGATAGTGGACGAAAAAGGGCAGAACGTATTACTGCGCGGCATGGGCCTGGGTGGTTGGATGTTGCAGGAAGGTTATATGCTGCACATTAATAAGGATAGTCGTCAATACCGCATTCGCGAGCGGTTGGAAGAGTTGATGGGGCCTGCCGAAACCAAAGAATTTTACGATACCTGGCTCACCAATAATACCCGCAAAATTGATGTTGACTCGATGAAGCGCTGGGGTTTTAACTCCATACGCCTGCCTATGCATTATAACCTGTACACGTTGCCGGTGGATAAAGAGCCTGTAGCAGGCCAAAACACCTGGATTGAAAAGGGCTTTAAAATGACCGACGATTTGCTGGCCTGGTGCAAAGCCAACCACATGTACCTGATTCTTGACCTGCACGCCACACCGGGCGGCCAGGGTAACGATCTCAACATTTCTGACCGCGACCCGGATAAGCCATCGCTTTGGGATAGCGAGGCCAACAAAGCCAAAACCATTGCCCTGTGGCGCAGGCTGGCCGAGCGATACAAAAACGAACCTTACATTGGCGCTTATGATATCATTAATGAACCAAACTGGGGTTTCGATGATCCGCAGAATGATAAAAACGGGTTGAAAGAAAAAACCAACGCCCCTTTACGCAAGCTGATGGTTGATATTACCGCAGCAATACGCGAAGTGGATAAAAAGCATATTATTATTATTGAAGGTAATGGCTGGGGTAATAACTACAACGGTATTTTGCCGCCATGGGATAAAAACATGGTGCTGAGCTTCCACAAGTATTGGAACTTTAACGATCAGAAATCCATCGATCATATCATCAAAACCCGCGATCAGTACAACATCCCCGTATGGCTTGGCGAAACCGGCGAAAACTCCAACACCTGGATAAGCCAGGCGATAGGCTTGCTGGAGCGCAATAACATTGGCTGGAGCTTATGGCCGCTTAAAAAACTGGGTAATAACAACCCGATGGAAATAGTATCTAACCTTAATTATGATGATGTGGCCAAATACATGAACAGTGGTCGCCGTAAACCAAAGGAAAGCAATGTATACAGCGGCACCCTGGAACTGGCCACTTATGCCAAACTGGAAAACACCATTATTCACCATGATGTGATCGATGCTATTTTCAGGCAGCCGCATTCGGCAGATACCAAGCCGTTTAAGGCCAATAAAATTGGTAATGGCACGGTTATCAACGCTGTTGATTATGACCTGGGCCGTAACGGCTCGGCTTATTTTGATACCGACACTGCCGATTATCATACCTCGGGCAAGCCGGGCGTTGGTAACCGCGGCCATGTTTACCGTAACGACGGAGTGGACATCACCAAAGATTCGACCCAATACAACAGCTACTATGTTGACCATATTGAAACCGGCGAATGGACACAATACACCATACAGGTAAAAACGCCGGGTGTATATTCCATTAGCCTCAAAATTGCTTCGGCTACTGATGATGCCAAACTATCGGTATTGGTTAATAACACCACACAAGCTAAAGAGGTTGCTGTGCCCAATACCGGCGGATTTAAAAAATGGCAGGTTATTGCTGTTAAAAATATTGTGCTGAAAGCCGGGGCTAATAAAATAAAAGTACAGGCGGATAACGGTGGGTATAATTTGCATTACCTGCAGTTTTGGAAGGGGAAGTAA
- a CDS encoding YifB family Mg chelatase-like AAA ATPase: MLVKTFGSAVYGIQAITITIEVNAGGGKAAYFVVGLPDNAVRESMQRVETALQTNGYRMPRQRIVVNMAPADIRKEGSAYDLTIAIAIMAASSQVETEQLEKYIIMGELSLDGSLQPIKGALPIAIQARKDGFKGFILPKQNAREAAIVNDLEVYGVESIADVVGFFNGTTPLKPEIVNTREEFYDSLCNYDSDFSEVKGQENIKRALEIAAAGGHNVILIGPPGAGKTMLARRLPSILPPLNLYEALETTKIHSVAGKLSAADALVTVRPFRSPHHTISDVALVGGGSNPAPGEISLAHNGVLFLDELPEFKRSALEVMRQPLEERRVTISRAKFTVDYPSSFMLVASMNPCPCGYYNHPEKECICPPGMVQKYLSKISGPLLDRIDLHVEVTPVNFSELSSDRAAEKSELIRERVIKAREVQVNRFGDRPDLHANAQMSSQMVREQCKIDLAGQTLLKKAMEKLGLSARAYDRILKVSRTIADLAGSEDIKLEHLAEAIHFRSLDREGWAG; encoded by the coding sequence GTGTTGGTTAAAACCTTTGGAAGCGCAGTTTACGGCATACAAGCCATTACCATAACTATTGAAGTGAACGCCGGTGGCGGAAAGGCTGCCTATTTTGTGGTTGGCCTGCCGGATAATGCTGTTCGCGAATCAATGCAGCGTGTTGAAACAGCCTTGCAAACCAATGGATACCGCATGCCACGGCAGCGGATTGTGGTGAACATGGCTCCGGCCGATATCCGCAAGGAGGGCTCGGCTTATGATTTAACGATAGCCATTGCCATTATGGCCGCCTCGAGCCAGGTTGAAACCGAACAACTTGAAAAATACATCATTATGGGCGAGCTTTCGCTTGATGGAAGCCTGCAGCCCATAAAAGGGGCTTTACCCATAGCGATACAGGCCCGCAAGGATGGCTTTAAAGGCTTTATCCTCCCCAAACAAAACGCCCGCGAAGCTGCAATAGTGAACGACCTGGAAGTTTACGGCGTTGAAAGCATTGCCGATGTGGTTGGCTTTTTTAACGGCACAACCCCTCTTAAGCCAGAAATAGTAAACACCCGCGAAGAGTTTTACGACAGCCTGTGCAATTACGACAGCGATTTTAGCGAAGTAAAAGGACAGGAAAACATTAAACGCGCGCTGGAAATTGCAGCAGCCGGAGGGCATAACGTAATATTGATCGGTCCGCCGGGAGCTGGTAAAACCATGCTGGCCCGCAGGCTGCCCTCCATACTGCCGCCGCTTAATTTATACGAGGCGCTGGAAACTACCAAAATTCACTCGGTAGCCGGGAAGCTTTCGGCAGCGGATGCTTTGGTTACCGTAAGGCCATTCAGGAGCCCGCACCATACCATCAGCGACGTAGCCCTGGTTGGCGGCGGAAGCAACCCGGCCCCCGGTGAGATCTCGCTGGCGCACAATGGCGTTTTGTTTTTGGATGAATTGCCGGAGTTTAAACGCAGCGCCCTTGAGGTAATGCGTCAGCCGTTGGAAGAGCGGAGAGTAACCATATCGCGGGCAAAGTTTACGGTTGATTATCCAAGCAGTTTTATGTTGGTGGCAAGTATGAACCCCTGCCCCTGCGGATATTATAACCACCCCGAAAAAGAATGCATCTGCCCTCCCGGCATGGTGCAAAAATATCTGAGTAAAATTTCCGGTCCGCTGTTGGACAGGATCGACCTGCATGTGGAAGTAACGCCCGTTAACTTCAGCGAGCTATCATCCGACCGTGCCGCCGAGAAAAGTGAACTGATCCGCGAGCGGGTAATCAAAGCTCGTGAGGTACAGGTAAATCGCTTCGGCGACAGACCCGATTTGCATGCCAATGCCCAAATGAGCTCCCAAATGGTGCGTGAGCAATGTAAAATTGATCTTGCCGGCCAAACTCTCCTTAAAAAAGCAATGGAAAAACTGGGGCTTTCGGCAAGGGCTTATGACAGGATTTTGAAAGTATCACGAACTATAGCTGATTTGGCAGGGAGCGAGGATATTAAACTGGAGCATCTGGCAGAGGCTATTCATTTCAGGAGTTTGGATAGAGAGGGTTGGGCTGGGTGA
- a CDS encoding glycoside hydrolase family 30 protein — MQIKSILLGGLLMCALAPVNAQTTGASLWLTKADRSALFEQQKDALIFKPGEGSGTTITVDDKQRYQPIDGFGFALTGGSAMHIIRMSAESRAALLKNLFATSGNNIGISYLRLSIGASDLNEKVFSYDDLPDGQTDPTLKHFDLSADKTDVIPVMKQILAINPAIKILGSPWSPPAWMKTNNDTRGGRLKPNCYPVYAKYLVKYIQAMKANGIIIDAITIQNEPLHPGNNPSLLMVAPDEADFIKNNLGPAFKAAGIKTKIIVYDHNADRPDYPISILNDPAARKYVDGSGFHLYGGDISALTDVHNAHPDKNIYFTEQMTVEPENQSTINIAWPVKRLIVGATRNWSRNVLEWNLAADPEYKPYTDRGGCPSCQGAVTIDKNEVKKNVAYYSVAHASKFVRPGSVRIASNSSDTLPNVAFKTPDGKKVLIVANTGDSAQDFNIKYQGKVLAVSLDKGSVGTYIWQ, encoded by the coding sequence ATGCAAATCAAATCGATTTTATTGGGCGGCCTGCTGATGTGTGCACTTGCGCCGGTAAACGCGCAAACAACCGGGGCCAGCCTTTGGCTTACCAAGGCTGATAGGTCGGCGCTTTTTGAGCAACAAAAAGATGCCCTGATATTTAAACCGGGAGAAGGCTCGGGCACCACTATTACCGTTGATGATAAACAACGCTATCAGCCCATTGATGGATTTGGATTTGCGCTAACCGGGGGCAGTGCCATGCACATTATCAGGATGAGTGCCGAAAGCCGCGCCGCACTGTTAAAAAATCTGTTCGCTACCTCTGGCAATAATATCGGTATCAGCTACCTCAGGCTCAGTATTGGTGCTTCGGATTTGAACGAAAAAGTTTTTTCGTACGATGATCTGCCCGATGGCCAAACCGACCCAACTTTAAAACACTTTGATCTGAGTGCGGATAAAACAGACGTGATCCCGGTGATGAAACAGATTTTGGCCATTAATCCGGCCATTAAAATTCTGGGCTCGCCATGGTCGCCGCCGGCCTGGATGAAAACCAATAATGATACCCGCGGCGGCAGGTTAAAACCCAATTGTTACCCCGTTTATGCCAAATACCTGGTTAAATATATCCAGGCCATGAAAGCTAATGGTATTATTATCGATGCCATCACTATACAAAACGAACCGCTGCACCCGGGCAATAACCCAAGTTTATTGATGGTTGCGCCGGATGAAGCCGATTTTATTAAAAACAATCTCGGCCCGGCCTTTAAAGCAGCCGGCATCAAAACAAAAATTATTGTTTATGATCATAATGCCGACAGGCCCGATTACCCGATCTCGATATTGAACGATCCGGCAGCACGCAAATATGTGGATGGCTCGGGCTTCCACCTGTATGGCGGCGATATCTCGGCGCTTACGGATGTACATAACGCTCACCCGGATAAGAACATTTATTTTACCGAGCAGATGACCGTTGAACCCGAAAACCAAAGCACCATTAACATTGCCTGGCCGGTAAAACGCCTGATAGTTGGCGCTACACGCAACTGGAGCCGCAACGTACTGGAATGGAACCTTGCAGCCGACCCTGAATATAAACCCTATACCGACAGGGGCGGCTGCCCATCATGCCAGGGTGCTGTTACCATCGATAAAAACGAGGTGAAGAAAAACGTGGCCTATTACTCGGTAGCTCATGCTTCAAAATTTGTACGCCCCGGCTCGGTGAGGATTGCCTCCAACAGTTCGGATACCCTACCCAACGTGGCCTTTAAAACGCCAGATGGTAAAAAGGTACTTATTGTAGCCAATACCGGCGATAGCGCGCAGGATTTTAACATCAAATACCAGGGAAAAGTGCTGGCAGTAAGTTTGGATAAAGGATCGGTAGGCACATATATCTGGCAGTAA
- a CDS encoding DUF6624 domain-containing protein — MRLKYLVLLLMICSFHTSVSGQDRAATFRAADSLFAVKKYKKAAKFYTALRAGANGIMDTAHLYNAAACWAALNRRDSAYRYLELLSKRRFKNYDKLAAEPLFRKYQHEVRWEVLKDAVIHNRTQLIEPVAIEFSQMLKEYQANYDKYIRLLNRYGKNSATVKEFKEYLHETDSINFIKVSSIVNTYGWRGKTYFGRDAAEAMIIVLMHADIAGQKKYFSIVRNAALEGALPAEGFAIIAENIDLNENNTQIYGTHVKITDDGQYQSFAIADEAGVDKRREEIGLCSLAIYLHNFKPDGRSYFLVK, encoded by the coding sequence ATGCGGTTGAAATATCTTGTTTTATTGCTGATGATCTGCTCGTTCCATACGTCGGTTAGCGGGCAGGACAGGGCTGCTACGTTCCGGGCTGCCGATTCTTTATTCGCCGTAAAAAAATATAAAAAAGCTGCAAAGTTTTATACGGCCTTGCGTGCCGGTGCTAACGGTATCATGGACACAGCACACCTTTATAACGCCGCTGCCTGCTGGGCTGCATTGAACAGGCGCGATAGCGCTTACCGTTACCTGGAACTACTAAGCAAACGAAGGTTTAAAAATTACGATAAGCTTGCTGCCGAACCACTTTTCCGAAAATATCAACATGAAGTACGGTGGGAAGTATTAAAGGATGCCGTGATACACAACCGCACCCAGTTAATTGAGCCGGTAGCTATCGAGTTTTCGCAGATGCTGAAGGAGTACCAGGCAAACTATGATAAGTATATAAGGCTGTTGAATCGATACGGGAAAAATTCGGCAACGGTAAAAGAATTTAAAGAATACCTGCACGAAACGGACTCCATTAACTTTATCAAAGTATCATCTATTGTTAATACCTACGGATGGAGGGGGAAAACCTATTTCGGCCGTGATGCCGCCGAAGCAATGATCATCGTTTTAATGCATGCCGATATCGCCGGCCAAAAAAAGTATTTTTCGATAGTGCGCAATGCCGCCCTCGAAGGCGCTTTACCTGCCGAAGGCTTTGCCATCATTGCAGAAAATATCGACCTGAATGAAAATAACACGCAAATATACGGAACACACGTAAAAATCACCGATGATGGGCAATACCAAAGCTTCGCGATAGCCGATGAGGCTGGCGTTGACAAGCGCAGAGAAGAAATAGGGCTTTGCTCGCTGGCTATTTATTTACACAATTTTAAGCCGGATGGCAGGTCATATTTCCTGGTAAAATGA